Part of the Synechococcus sp. HK01-R genome is shown below.
TCGAGGCGCTAGACCTTGATCGGTTTCGCCGATCGATCATGTGGGTCAGTGTTGATCTGTGTGTGGTGCCGCTGGGTGTCGGTGTCTCGCTCGCGCCCTATGTGGCTGCCTGTCAGCAGGTGATTGAGGCGACGGGGCTTGACTTTGAGCTCGGGCCGAACGGAACGGCGATTGAGGGGGAGTGGGAGTCTGTCTTCGCCTGCGTACAGGCCTGCCATGAAGCCGTGCATCACCTTGGCGCCCCGCGGATTTACACCACGCTCAAGGTCAATACCCGTGTTGATCGTCAGCAGTCATTCCGCGACAAGGTGGACAGCGTGATCGCCAGCCGTTCAGTCCGACCGGCCTGAATCCGTAGAACTTCGGTGCAAGGGAGACGCCCTGGAGTCTCTATGGGTCCAATGGGACTAGTGCTGCGACTGATGACTGATGGGGCGGTTGGCGTGGCTTGTGCTGTTCGTGGGGGTGTCGGCGGCTGCTCCCCTGCAGGGCAGGGCTGAAAGTTGGGATCGGATTGGACGCTTTGCCGGGCTTCTGCGACAAGCGGGCACCCAGACACTGGTAGCGAAGGACTGCCCGTCGGCGCTGCTCGGAGCCTTTCATGCCGGCCGTAATGCCTTGCTGCTCTGTGCCAACAATCTCGCCAATGATCCGGCTCAGATCTGGACGGTGCTCGCCCATGAATCGGCCCATGTTATGCAGCATTGCCGTCAGGGCCCTCTGCTACCGGATGATCAGCTCACCGCCGCCATCGCCCAGGTGCGTCGGTGGGCTCCTGGGGCGTTGCAGGAACTGAGCCTCTACCACCACAGCCAGCATCGTGATGAGGTGGAAGCACGCCTGGTGCAGGGTCTTCCTGCCGATGAGGTGGAGCATCTCTTCAGTCGCTTCTGTGCCGAACGGCTGATCCGGCGCTAATCCAGGAGTGAGGTGTCCCGGGAGAGGGCGGATGGAGGACCAAGACGATCCCGTTACGCCGCTGACCGGTCCCACCCTCGATGCTGACGGGCATCTCACCTACGTCGGAGAGGACGGTCGGCGCTATGTGGTCGTCGATGGGGTGGAGCTGGATGCAGAGGGCTCTGCTCAGGTGATGGAGGCCCTTCAAGCCGCCGGCCCGTTGTTTCAGGAGATCGAGGCCCTTTGTCATGGCTGGCTCGATCTGGTGGCGGATTCCCCGCTTCTGCGAGAGGAAGCGATGGCTCTGCTGCTCGCCACCCTTGAAACCGTTCTTGAGGCCTCAGCAGACGACGCTGTTGATGACGACACCCCAGAGGGGAACGTCAGTGACCAGAACGGAGCTGACCAGAACGACAACGATGAGAACACTCCCCAGCAGGACGGCTGAACGTCATTGCCTACGGTGATGATTCGTTTGTGCTGCGGTCTCCGATGGATTCCAGCCTTCGTGGCTACTGGCTGATGACCTGGCTCGGACTCGC
Proteins encoded:
- a CDS encoding MTH1187 family thiamine-binding protein is translated as MWVSVDLCVVPLGVGVSLAPYVAACQQVIEATGLDFELGPNGTAIEGEWESVFACVQACHEAVHHLGAPRIYTTLKVNTRVDRQQSFRDKVDSVIASRSVRPA